In the genome of Streptomyces sp. SAI-127, the window ATCACTTCAAGGTGCTGCGAAGGGCGGGAATCCTCAGGCAGCAGTACGAGGGCACGGTCAAGACGAACTCCCTGCGCCGCGCCGACCTGGAGCGCGCCTTCCCCGGGCTGCTCGACGCGATCATCGAGGCGGCCCGGCGCGAGGCGAAGCAGTGACTGAACATCCGGCGGATGCCCAGGCCGTGCCGGAGCTCACCCGGCCCGCTCGCCGTCGGTCGGGATGGGCATGTAGAGCATGAGCAACGGCTCGGACCTCTGGTGCAGCCCCATGACGACATGGTGGAAGGCGGCCCTGCGACCGGGGGCGGGACGCACCTCCACGGTCGCGATCCCCGTGTCCCAGGTCTCGTGCCGCGCCCACATCCGCTCGAAGTCCGGACTCGCCGAGCACAGCCTTCTCGCCAGGCGTTCGAAGTTCGGATCGTCGAGAAAGCGCACGGCCTGGACCCGGAACTGACCGACGAGGCGGCTCGCCACGTCCGACCAGTGGGGATAGCGGCTCCTATAGCGGCCGTCGGTGAAGAACGACCAGAGGTAGTTGGAGTCCTTGTCCTGAACACCGAGCAGCGTGCGCGCGGGGCCGTTGCTCACCAGGACGTTCCAGTACCGGTCGACCACGAAGGCCGGGGCCGGCTGCCACGCCTCGGTGGCGAGCCGGAGCCGGGACAGCTCCTCCGCGGTGACCTCCTGGCGGGCGGCCGGCGGGTTGACTCCGGCCAGCAGGTACAGGTGCGCGCGCTCGGTGCGATCCAGGCTGAGCGCCTTGCTGACCGCGTCGAGCACGTCCTCGGACACCTTGATGTCCCGGCCCTGCTCGAGCCACGTGTACCAGGAGGCGCTCACCCCGGCCAGTACGGCGACCTCCTCGCGCCGCAGCCCCGGCGTGTTCCTGCGCCCGGCCACCGTCAGCCCGACGTCCCGGGGCGAGAGCCGGGCCCTGCGTGACCTGAGAAAGTGGCGCAGAGCGGCCCGCCGCTCTCTGTCGGCGCCCTTGTTGTCCCTGGTCTCCTCCTGAGCCGGAGCGACACTGTCGACCTTCATGCAAGCCACCCTTCACACACGTAGAAGCAGTCCAGGTCACCGACAACGGCTGTCAGAAGGCCAGGATCAGACGCCCCCGGACGCCCCCGGCCTCCAGTCGCCGGTGCGCCTCGAAGGCCCTCTCGGGAGCGAGCACGTCGGCGGTGCGCAGGGTCAGCACACCCTTCTCCGCCAGCGCGGCCAGCTCCTCCAGGGCGGACCGCTTGGCAGGGTGCCCCGGAACCTGCACCGCGTGGATGGTGATGTCACGTTCCGAAGCGAGCTCGTAGGGGCGGCACTTGGCGAACCCTCCGCCGTCCTTGACCACTCCCAAGGCGTCGGCACCGATGACAGCCGCGTCGACGATCGCGTCGGCACCCTCGGGAACCGCGGCGCGATACGCCCCGGCGAGATCGGCGGTGGCGGTGGCGCGCGGCACGACCAGATCCGCACCGAGCCCGCGGACCAGGTCACGGTCCCCCACGGCGGCATCGGCGACCACCCGCAACCCACGGTGCTTGGCGAGCTGCACCACATAGCCGCCCAGCGCGCCCGCCGCTCCCGTGACGGCCAGCGTCGCCCCTGCCGGCAGGTCGAGGAGAGCGAGGGCCAGGTTCGCGGTGAGCCCGTTCATGGGCAGCCCGGCGACATCGCGGAGGTCGAGGCCCCGGGGCGCCGCGACGACCTGGTCGCGGGGCACCACGATGTACTCGGCCTGGGCTCCGCCACCGGCGTGGAAGGGGTTGACGAAGGCCATGACCGGCTCCCCGACCGCGAGGTCGACACCGTCACCGACCGCGTCGACGACTCCGGAGGCGTCCATACCGGGGGTGTACGGCGGCTGCTGTCCGGCCAGGGCGGCAGCCAGTGCCCCCGAACGCAGCAGCAGGTCGGTGGGGTTGACCCCGGCGGCGGTGACCCGGATACGGACCTGCGCCGCCCTGGGTACGGGCATCGGACGGTCGACGACCTTCAGCACTTCGGGTTCGCCGAACTCTTCTATTCCGACAGCGCGCATGAGGCGGGGTTCCTTTCGCGGATCGAACCAAGGGTTCGTGAGAGGGGGCGCACCAGGCCAGCGATCCGGTGGAGGGCGGCGGGTGGAGGGCGGCGGTCGCAGGGCCGCGGTCTCCACGGATCAGGGTCTCTGTGCGAACCGGAACGCGGCGAGAGGGGGCAGCCGCGTCACGGCCCTGCGACGGAGACCCCAACTGGGCCTGGTCAACCCGGACATGAACACGATGATTCACCGGCAGGCGGAACCGAACCAGTTCGCAGATGTCATATTGGCAGCACCAATACGCACGAGGCGCGAGCGTGGTGGTGGCGCACCCAGGGGGACGGCTACCGGCACAGACTCGCCCTCTCCGCCCGCCGGATCAGCTCCTACGATTTTTCCGTGAGCGATCAACCGCCGTGCGTTTGTGCGGCGGCTACCTTCTCATGGGGAGAGCGATGACGACTCGTGTGGATGCCTCGGTCTTCGACTCGGCGCACTTCCGCCGCGTACTCGGACATCTTCCGACCGGTGTGGTCGCCATCTCGGCGATCGACGGGGACGAGCCGGTCGGTCTGACCGTGGGTTCCTTCGCGTCGGTGTCGCTGGAGCCGCCCATGGTCGGTTTCTTCCCCAGCGTGACCTCCACGAGCTGGCCACGTATCGAACGGGCCGGGTCCTTCGTGGCCAATGTGCTGGCGGAGCATCAGGCGGAGTTGTCCACGGCCTTCGCGACCAGTGGGGGCGACAAGTTCGGCCGCCTCGACTGGCGCCCGGGAGCCACCGGCGCCCCGGTGCTCGACGGCGTCGCCGCGTGGATCGAGTGCGAGGTGGCGGATGTCGTCCCGGCCGGCGACCACCTCTTCGTCCTGGGCCGGGTGCTCGACCTGGCGGTCGCCGGGGATCCCCGTCCGCTGGTCTTCTTCCAGGGGGACTACGCCAGACTCGCCGGCCGGTGAGTCGCGGGGGTGGTCCGGCGGAGCGCCCGTGGACACGTGTGCACTCGGGATCCTCCGCACGCATGTCCACGGTTCGACCACGAGTGCGGCCTGGACGAGTACGAGGTCCGCCGCTACATCGGCTGGTACCGCCACATCACCCTGTCCATGCTCGCCCACGCCGTCCTGACCGCACTCGCAGCACAAGCCCAGGGCGGCGGAGAGGCAAAGGGGCTGCAGAAAACGGATCAGCACCCGTCCCGCTCACCGTGGCAGAGACCCGGCGACTCCTGGACGCTCCCCTGCCCCGTCCACGAGCCGACCGCGATCCCGTCATCCACGCACTGAACTGGTCGGCCTGGAGAAGACACCACCAAGCCATCGCCCGCCGCTGCCCCTACCGAGAACACAGCTCAGGGCACCAACCGCTGCCGGACTATTGGCGCCCGGACGTGGGAGGAGTCGACCACGCAGCGGGACCAGTCCAGACGTGAGCCTGCGTTCAGCTGGGCGAGCGGGACCTCGTGCAGTATTTGCCAGACGCCGGCTTCGTTGGCGCAGCCCACCACTCGCCCCACTCATAGGGACCCTTGTACCTGAGCGGCCAGCGGCCCTGCTGACACGTTCCGACATGAGGATTAGAGGGGGCCGGAGACGCTGCACCAACATCTTCGCTGCGCGAGCCTCATGGTGAAACGATCAGTTAGCCAGTGGCGTTGTCAGTGGTGGGAGGCAGGATGACGACATGACCACACCAGTTGCGCAGATCGTGGACGCCGCTGCCTACGCGCAGGCCGTCGAGGACGTCGTGGCGGCCGCGGCCGCCTACTACACGGACGGCACTTCTCCGCTCGACGACGACGCCTACGACCAGTTGGTGCGCGGCATCGCCGTGTGGGAGGCCGCACACCCCGACCAGGTGCTGCCGCACTCCCCCACCGGCAAGGTCGCCGGCGGCGCGGTCGAGGGCGATGTGCCGCACACGGTGGCGATGCTGAGCCTCGACAACGTGTTCTCGCCCGAGCAGTTCACCGCGTGGACGGCCTCGCTGGCCCGCCGGATCGGGCACGAGGTGGAACGCTTCAGCGTGGAGGCCAAGCTCGACGGTCTCGCCGTCGCGGCCCGCTACGCCCAGGGGCGCCTGACCCGGCTGATCACCCGCGGCGACGGGATCGCCGGGGAGGACGTCTCGCACGCGATCGGCACCCTCGAAGGGCTGCCGGAGAAGCTGGACCAGCCGGTCACCGTGGAGGTGCGCGGCGAAGTCCTCATGACAACGGCCCAGTTCGAGCACGCCAACGAGGTGCGCACCGCGCACGGCGGGCAGCCGTTCGCCAACCCGCGCGGCGCGTCCGCGGGCACGCTGCGGGCCAAGGAGCGGGCGTACACGGTGCCGATGACGTTCTTCGGCTACGGCCTGCTGCCCCTGCCGGACACCGACGCCGAGCTCGCCGAACGGCTGGACGGGCTCGCCCACAGCGAGCTGATGACTCTGGCCGCCCGGCTGGGAGTGCACACCGCCGCCGCCACCGCGGTGCCGACCGTCACGGCCACGACCGTGGACGAAGTCCTGGAGCGTGTGCGGGAGATCGCTGCACTCCGCGCCGCACTGCCCTTCGGGATCGACGGCATCGTCATCAAGGCCGACCTGGCCGCCGACCAGCGAGCCGCCGGTTCCGGATCGCGCGCGCCCCGCTGGGCGATCGCCTACAAGCTCCCGGCCGTGGAGAAGATCACCCGCCTGGTGGCGGTGGAGTGGAACGTGGGCCGCACCGGGATCATCGCCCCGCGCGGCGTCCTGGAGCCGGTGCAGATCGAGGGCGCCACCATCACCTACGCGACGCTGCACAACCCGGCCGACATCACCCGCCGTGACCTTCGGCTGGGCGATCACGTCATGGTCCATCGCGCCGGCGATGTCATCCCGCGCATCGAAGCGCCGGTCGCCCACCTGCGCACCGGCGACGAACAGCCCATCGTGTTCCCCGAGATGTGCCCGAGGTGCGGCTCCGCCATCGACACCAGCCAGGAGCGGTGGCGGTGCGAGCAGGGCCGTAACTGCCATCTGGTGGCCTCCCTCTCCTACGCCGCCGGCCGCGACCAGCTCGACATCGAGGGCCTGGGCGCCACCCGCGTGGTCCAGCTCGTCGAGGCCGGCCTGGTCTCGGATCTGGCCGACCTGTTCGCCCTGACCCGTGAGCAGCTTCTGGCGCTGGAGAGGATGGGCGAGACGAGCACCGACAACCTGCTCGCCGCCCTCGCCACGGCCCGGACCCGGCCGCTGTCGCGGGTGCTGTGCGCGCTCGGCGTACGCGGCACCGGCCGCTCCATGTCCCGCCGCATCGCCCGCCACTTCGCCACCATGGACAACATCCGTGCCGCCGACGCCGAGGCCCTGCAACAGGTCGAGGGCATCGGCCCGGAGAAGGCCCCCTCCATCGTCGCCGAACTCGCCGAACTCACCGAGCTCATCGACAGACTCGCCGCGGCCGGGGTGAGCATGACCGAACCAGGCGCCACTCCCCCGCCCGCGGCAGACGACAACCCGGCAGTCCCCGCCGACACCCCGGACGACCGGCCGCTCACGGGTATGACGGTCGTCGTCACCGGCTCGATGACCGGGCCCCTGGAAAACCTCAGCCGCAACCAGATGAACGAGCTCATCGAGCGGGCCGGCGGCAAGTCCTCCTCCAGCGTCTCGAAGAAGACCTCCCTCGTGGTCGCCGGTGAGGGCGCAGGCTCCAAGCGCGCCAAGGCGGAAACCCTCGGCATCCGCCTCGCCGCACCCGACGAATTCGCGCTGCTCGTCGCCGACTACCTGCCCTGATCACATCACCGCCGACCGCCTGACCGCTGCGCCCAGCGGCACGGACCAGGGCAATGGAAGTCCTCCCAGAGCGGGGAGGCCGCCGACCACGCCGGGAAGCAGAAGCCCGTTCAGCGCGAGCGCGGCCTTTCCGCCAGGTGGGTTTCGGGCGCCCGTTCGGTGATGGCCGGGTCCTGGCTGATGGTGCGGCCGGGCAGTCCGACGGCCTGCAGCAGGCCGGTGAATGGAGTACTGGGGCGTATGGTCCAACCGCCCTTGTCGGCCACAAGGATCGGCAACGGCGCGGACGGGGCGTTGAGCCGGGAGATCAGTGCGGCCAGGGGCGAGTGGGGTGGGATCAGCCACGCCACCAGTGCCCACAGGCCCAGGCCGACTCCGACACTCAGCAGTACGAGGGCATCATTCAGGTCGCCTCCCGAGGCATGGATGCGGCCGCCTCAGTTGCGTGGCCGACGGATTCGATCCCACTGGAGAACCGGTCCGGTTCCGCGATGCGGGCCATGCGGCGCGGCCACGCGACCGTGAACAGCGCTCCGATCAGGGGCCAGGATTAGTTGCCCGGTAACGGAGTCGCAGGGGGTGAGGTAGGGGGGGTGAACAGGATCAGGGCACTCGCGAAGGTCAGGGTGGTGATCACCGGTACCGGCACGGTGGTATGAGTGCGGGCGCGGCTGGCCTCGACCCGGTGGTGCATCTCCACCTGGGAGCAGGCGGTGGCGTCGAGTTCACCCAGGAGCGGGGCCAACTGCCGGGCTAGGTCCTCGTTGGCCAGGATCAGCGCGGCGATCACCAGATCGGCGGTCGGCTCTTCAAGGTCGTCCGCCAGGTGCCGCTGGGGAGTGTCGTCAAAGTGCCCCGCTCACGTCAGAAGTGATGCGAGGGTGGCGGCTTCTGATAGCACCGGGCCGTGACCGCTCCGGAGCCAGCACCGATGACTCTTTTACCTGGCAGTCGCCCGCCCGCTGCCCCGGCCCACACCCTGGAGCCCTCTTTGTCCCTACGAACAGGTATCAGCCGCCCGATATCCCTTCTACTGGCGCCCGCGTTCATGGCCGCGACGCTCACCGGATGCGCGCTGCTGGATCCCGCCGAGGACTGCGAGGGGACCGACCCCCGAGTGGAGGAGATGGCTGCGCTCGACATCCTGGACTCCCGGCCCGCCGAGGCCACCGTCGCCCGGGGCTTCGAGAAGGTCGACGCCGGCTGCTGGGCGGACAGCGGCGATGTCATGGTGTACGCCGAGCGGACATACGCCTTTCCCGGCACACGGGCCGAAGCGGCTGGGCACTACCGGACGGCGACGCTACAAGGCGGATGGAGCCCAGACCCTGAAGCGTCGCCTGACGATCTGTGCTTCGTCAGAGAGGCGATGAGCCTGCGGATCGTCTTCCTCACCGCCGAACTTCTCGCGGAGGACGGCCATGGGAGCCGCCCGGACCTCACCACCGGTGCCGGTTATTCGATCAGGGTCGACTCGTACGTGAACAGCGGTATCGAGGCGGGCTGTTACCGGTAGTTCGCCCACCATGAACCGCCGCACCCCAACTCGCAGCCCTGCCGACACCGCCGTCGGCAAGTCCGCCCCCAGGCACCGGCTGCAACCCGTCGCCGTCCTGACCCTCGGCTCGTTCGCCATGGGCACCGGCTCCTTCATCCTGGCTCAGATCGCCCACGGCTTGGACATCACCACCGGCGCCGCCGCCCACGATCACCGCATTCGCCCTCGCCTACGGCCTGGCCGCCCCTTCCTCGCCGCCTCCACCAGCAGGCTGCCCCCGCAAGCCCCTCATGGCCTGCACCCTGACCCTGTTCATCCTGGCCAACCTCGCCATCGCAGCCCCCAACCTCGCCCTGCTCCTCACCGCCCCAACCGCCGCCGGCCTCGGTGCAGCCCTCGGCTTCCGCCGTTGCCGCCGCCCTGGCCGGGCTGCCCACCGCGGCCGCGCCATGTCCATCATCATCGGCGGCCTGACCCTCGGCACCGTCGTCGGCGTCCGCGTCGGAACCACCATCGGCCAGCACATCTCCTGGAAGGCCGGCCTCGTCTTCGTCGCCGCCGTTGACGTCACCGCACTGCTCGGGAACCTCGCGGTCCTGCCCGCCCAGCCCATCCCGCCGGCGGTTCCCCTGCAGCACTTCACGGTTCTCACCGATCGCCGTGTCGTGGCGCACTTTGCGCTGGACCACCAAGTCCCTGCGCAACTTCGCCGTGGAGCTGACGAGACAAGGGCATCCGGTCTCCGCTCCGACCGTCGGCCGACTGCTGAAGGGGCGGGGTCTCAGTGAGCCTCTTTCATCATGAATAGTCGCAGGTCAGCAGGATGTGAATGGCTTGGACGATGCGGCTGATAGGTCGGGGCGAGCAGCGCGCTCTGCGCATGATGCGCCAGGACTTGAGCCGGGCGAAGGCGCGTTCGCCGGGGGCTCGTAGGCGGGCGTGGTCGCGGTTGAACTGCTGGTAGTGCTCAGGCTGTTCGCTGTGGTGGTAGTAGGGGGTGCGGACGGCGGTGCCGGCGCCCTGGTAGGCGCGGTCCGCCAGGACCAGGATGTGTCGGGTCGGGCATGCCTGGACGATGCCGTGGGCACGGGCGGAGGTCAGGTCGTGGGTGCGGCCCGGGGTGGGGCGGGAGAACCAGGGGCGGTGTGCCGTCAGTTGCAGCGATGACCTGGACGTTCATGCCGTGTTTCTTGTGCTTCTGCGAGTAGTGCGGCTCATCCGCGTGGACTCGGTCGGTGGGAATCAGCGTTCCGTCAACGATGACGTGGTCGCCCTCACCGAGGCCGGTGAGGGCTTCGTGCAGGCCGGGAGCCCGGGAGGCCAGGACGTCCCGGGTCTCGTCGACGTAGCGCCAGGCAGCGCTCTCGGATATGCCGAAACCGGCGCCGAGCTGGGAGAACGTCTCGTTCTTACGCAAGTGGACCAGGGCGAGAAGAGCCTGCTCGAAGCAACCGAGCCTGCGCCAACGAGTCTTGCGTGTGCGACGGTGCTCGTGCAGCAGCCAGGCAACATGCTCGACGAGCTCGCGGAGGACGTCCAGCATGGCTGGGCCGTCCTCCGTCCCTGGGATCGCGGAGCCCTCCCAGTGCCGACGTCTGGCGCCGCACCGAACAAGTGAGCGAGACCCTTGCACGCTTCACACTGATCGGACGTGCGACGCCGAGGTATGGCTGTACGACTCGGGCGCCTTCTCCGGACTCAGCGACCGCGACGGCCGGAGGATCGGGGGGACCTGTACGTCCGCGGGTTGCGCCAAGTTGGCCCCGCCTGTAACGAGACGGCGGGCGAAGGTGAGAGCAACGTCGAGGTCCCGGCGAACCGGACATCGAATGGATTGAGCGGAGGAGAACGGGGCATAGCAACGTGGGGGTTTGCTCGGAGGAAAACGACGCGCGGGGGCTACGTGACGTTCTTCAGAGCGAGGCCACGTCAGGCAGGTTACGGCCGGGGGCCTGGAAGGATCGAACGGATCGGTGCGCGGAAGACATGGCCGAAGGAAAGCTGGTCCGGGACGGAATCCCCGAGATCATCCGCGCATCCGGTGCACAGCCTGTCCTGTACACCGCCGGTCCCGCTGAGTACAGCGCGCGTCTGCGGGACAAGCTTCGCGAGGAAGTCGACGAATTCCTCGCGGCCGAGAACAGTCAACAGGCGCTGGAGGAACTTGCCGACGTCCTTGAGGTCCTCCGTGCCCTCAGCGGGGATCTGGGGGCGGACTGGCACGTTGTCGAGTCGGTGCGCACAGCGAAGGCGGCAGAACGCGGGTCCTTCGACAGCCGCCTGGTCTGGCTGCGCAACGAGACGGCCGGTTGACACTGCCACGCGGCGCCCCGACGTAGCCAAGCCCTAGCACACGGGGAGGCCGTGATGAGTAGTCTACGGATACGCGCTTGGGGCGAGCCCGACCCGGCCGGAACAGCGCGCACCCACTGGTCCCTCGACGCCCTGGCCCACCGTGGCTTGCCAACCGTGCCGGGTTTTGGGATCGAGCTTTCGCCCGATCCGAACGGTGCCCGCACAGTGGGCGACCTGTCCGAGGCGTTGAGGCGTATCCCTGAGGTGATGCACGTGCTCGCCCCGGGCATGGCGGAGGGTCAGCCGCCGACCGTCCGGGCCACTGTCAGCTGCCTTACATCTTTGCCAGGCGCCGGTCCGATGCACGACACGCGGCTGCTCGGCCCGATCCACGTATTACTGACGGGGGGCGAACAGCGCGGTACGGACGGAGCGTTGTATCTAAAGCGCTTCGTGGAGCAATTCGCGGTCCAGGTTTGCGAGGTTCCCCAGCAGATCTTCGTGAAAACCGAGTTGAAAGCGTTGTCCGACGCTGGGGTCACACGCGACCGATATCTGTCCGCAACCGCACTGGGACGACTCACATACCGCTTTCTCGACCTGTACGAGAAGAGCACGGGCACACGATTTCCCGGTCTTCCCGTCGATCAACTCGCCGTGACCCTCGAGCGGCTGAGCGGCGCCCCGACTCGAACGGGAGCAGAGGAGCAGCGAGCCGTGTCGTTAGCCGTCCGTCACGTTGTCGACCTCAACACCCCTGGCTTCTGGGGAAGCATCGCGGTGCATTCCTGCGACCCGCGCACCGGCACTCCCACCTTTCACTGCGCGTACGCTCCCGGCAGCAGTCTCGACGATCTCCTGGGCGGTGGTGCGGAGGAAGTGCTCGACGCGCGGGAGCTGGAGAGGTCCCATCCGGACCTCGCCGTGCAAGCCCGGGATCTGTGGTCGCGCGCCAGCACCGGCGACTCCTGTGGTCCGGGGCAAGCCGAGCAGCTGGAGGGTGTGGTGGTCTCCGGTGCGGTTCTGCTCTGCGGCCGCACCGTTCTTGACCTGACCACGGACGCGTTGGTCACGGCTGCGAACGCGGCCACAGTAGGCAGCGCCGACTGGCTGGCCCTTCTGGATCGCATGGAACCCGCCCGAATGAGGCGGTTGTTCCATCCGTACTTTGCCAACTCCCAGCCCGACGCCTTGTCCGGGCAGCCCCTGGCCGCCGGAACCGCCGGGGCGGCGGGAGTGTGCACGGGCGTGGTTTGTCTCGACTCCGCTCATGTGGCACAGGCCCTCCGGCAGAATCTGCCCGCAATCTTCGTCGCGGAGTCACCACTGCCCGAACACATGCCGAACGTACTCCAGGCAACCGGACTCGTATATGGAACCGGCGGCCTGACGTCTCATGTCGCGGTCATAGCGCGCGGTGCCGGCAAGCCTTGTGTCATGGGCGTGTCCTCCCTGCGAGTGCCGCAGGAACGAGACGTGTGCTTCCTAGGGGGAGAAAAGGTCGCCGTCGGAGGCTGGTTGAGCGTCGACGGCGACAAAGGCGTCCTGTACAAGGGCCGCCGTGTCACGGTTTCGCCGACAGTCGAAACGCACGGCCCGGTCGCCACGCTGCTGCAACACTGCGACGACCGGGCTCAGGTCCGGATCTACGCCAACGCGGACACTGCCGACGAGGCCGCCACAGCCTTCGGGCACGGCGCCAGAGGCATCGGGCTCTGCCGACTGGAGCACTTGATGGTCAGGCCGAGCCTCCACGCGCTGCTCCAGGAAACCCTCGTGCTTACCCTGGCCACGAGTGAGTTGTCCCGAGAGGAAGCCGTTGCCCGCGCTCAACTGAACCGCTGGGGACGCAGCACCGGGGCAGTGGCATCGTACGAGGAGACGATCCGCAACTCGGTCCGGAGCCCATCATATGTGCGCTACAAGGAATGTCTGGACGCGCTGAGGCAACTATTGGCGGACGAACTCACCGCCCTGCTGAGGTCCGCGGACGGACGGACAGTGGTCGTCCGGCTGCTTGACGCGCCGCTGTCGGAATTCCTGCCGCAGGAGGAGGTCCTGAGGGAGAGGATGGGGTCACTTCTGACGGAAACCCAGATCAGGGCTGCCTCCAGAAGGGCCCACCTAGCGGACTCGTCGCTGGGACTGCGTGGTGCACGCCTGTGCCTGACGGCGCCCGAACTGGCCGCGATGCAGGTCAAGGCCCTCTTCATTGCCGCGTTGCGGGCGAGCGAGGCGTCGAATGAGGTGAATCTCGGCGTGCTGGTGCCCATGGTGAGCGCGCCTGAGGAACTCCGCGTCATCCGAACCATGGTGAACGAGGTCGCCACCGAGCTCTCTGTGGCGCAGTCCGGGGTACGCCATCGTTTCGGATCCATGGTGGAAACTCCGCGTGCCGCCCTCGTGGCCGGTGAACTGGCCCGTGAATGCGACTTCTTGTCCTTCGGTACCAACGACCTGGCTCAGGCGACCTGGGCGAGCTCCCGAGAATTGGCCGAATCGACCTTCCTGGCGCATCCGGCCTACCGGCAGATGTCGGCAACACCCTTCCAGGAATTCGACGCCCAGGGCGTGGGTCGATTGATGTCAGTGGCCCTGGCCGAGGCGCGCGCGGTCAAACCGGGAATGACCGTGGGCATCTGTGGTGAGCAGGGCAGCCGGCCGGACATCCTGGAGTTCTCCGCCCGATTGCGGATCGACTACGTCAGCTGCCCATCCCCCGCCGTGCCGAGTGCACGCCTGATAGCTGGCCGTCTGGGCCCTGTACACGGTCGGGAAGCGTCGCTGCGGACAGGCGGCGACAGCGGCCGTCCGTGAGGCTCTGCGTGGCAGGCCGGGACGAACGGGAGGACGACGATGGTGCTCGCGCTAGATGTCCGGGAACGGTTTGCCGCACTGCGGCTGCCGAGTGCTGCGAACGGCCTTGCCGGACAGCAACCGCTGCTGCGGGAAGAGGAGTTAGCGGCCGAACCGCTGAAGTGGCTGAAATATCTGGTGCTGGCACGCACGGGCCTCGAGTCCCTGAAGACGATCGAGGAGCAGGTCAAGCGGTTCGACCTGTCCCAGGTCGACGAAGCGGTGCAGTGGACCACGGACCGGCTGGCGGGGAGAGGGCGGGACCACATGGTCGTGATCAAGGTAGTCCCGTGGCACAGAGGAGCGCAGCTCGCGAACTGCCGCGTCTCCGACGTCGAGGAGGTCCCGGCCGCGTTTGCCCGGATCCGGGAGCAGAACGAGGGACTCAGGCACGAACTGTGGTGCTGCGATTCCTCGGTGGACACGAGCGGCTTCAACCTCGGCGGTCGGCTCACGGTACCCGGACCGGATGGGGAGCAGGTGCTAGAGATGGTGTGGTACGCCAGCCCACGGCTCATCGAGAGCGTGACGCTGCCGGACTTCGACCGTCCGTATATACGGGCCGTACGTACACGTCCCACCTGCACGTTCGACGTGCAGGTGATACATGTGCCATCCGCCTACCGGCGTGTCACGTCCCCCGAGGGTGTTCCTGACGACGGGCCGTGGCGGGGCGATTTCAGGGCTGTCGCCCGAGAACTGCATGAGCGCAGAGAGGCCATCGGGCGCCTTGCCCAGTGCCTGCGTGAAATAGGCGCCCAGGAAGCCTGCCTCTGCTTCAAGGTCAGTGACGGGCGGCTCACGGTCATCGACTGGGACACGGAAATCGAGAGCAGTGCCCGGTGACGGATCGGGAACCGGAGCGATATCGACACGGTCGTCACCGGCCGGTCTCGTCGGCATCGCCCTCCTCCCGGTCCCGGTCCTGTGCGCGCTGGCGACTGTAGTCCAGGATGATCTGCGCCGCCGTCAGAAGAACGCTGGACAGCGCGAGAACTGTGTCGACCATGTCTCCCCTCCAAGGACTTGGCGGGCCTACGCCCGCCAAGTCAGGAAAAGGAACAGGGCTGCCCAGGGCCTGCCCATGCCGTGACCAGCCGTGCCCGGGATATGCCCCAACCCCGGGCACCTCCATGAAACTTGTCCTCTGCAC includes:
- a CDS encoding helix-turn-helix transcriptional regulator, encoding MKVDSVAPAQEETRDNKGADRERRAALRHFLRSRRARLSPRDVGLTVAGRRNTPGLRREEVAVLAGVSASWYTWLEQGRDIKVSEDVLDAVSKALSLDRTERAHLYLLAGVNPPAARQEVTAEELSRLRLATEAWQPAPAFVVDRYWNVLVSNGPARTLLGVQDKDSNYLWSFFTDGRYRSRYPHWSDVASRLVGQFRVQAVRFLDDPNFERLARRLCSASPDFERMWARHETWDTGIATVEVRPAPGRRAAFHHVVMGLHQRSEPLLMLYMPIPTDGERAG
- a CDS encoding NADP-dependent oxidoreductase, producing the protein MRAVGIEEFGEPEVLKVVDRPMPVPRAAQVRIRVTAAGVNPTDLLLRSGALAAALAGQQPPYTPGMDASGVVDAVGDGVDLAVGEPVMAFVNPFHAGGGAQAEYIVVPRDQVVAAPRGLDLRDVAGLPMNGLTANLALALLDLPAGATLAVTGAAGALGGYVVQLAKHRGLRVVADAAVGDRDLVRGLGADLVVPRATATADLAGAYRAAVPEGADAIVDAAVIGADALGVVKDGGGFAKCRPYELASERDITIHAVQVPGHPAKRSALEELAALAEKGVLTLRTADVLAPERAFEAHRRLEAGGVRGRLILAF
- a CDS encoding flavin reductase family protein, yielding MTTRVDASVFDSAHFRRVLGHLPTGVVAISAIDGDEPVGLTVGSFASVSLEPPMVGFFPSVTSTSWPRIERAGSFVANVLAEHQAELSTAFATSGGDKFGRLDWRPGATGAPVLDGVAAWIECEVADVVPAGDHLFVLGRVLDLAVAGDPRPLVFFQGDYARLAGR
- the ligA gene encoding NAD-dependent DNA ligase LigA, giving the protein MTTPVAQIVDAAAYAQAVEDVVAAAAAYYTDGTSPLDDDAYDQLVRGIAVWEAAHPDQVLPHSPTGKVAGGAVEGDVPHTVAMLSLDNVFSPEQFTAWTASLARRIGHEVERFSVEAKLDGLAVAARYAQGRLTRLITRGDGIAGEDVSHAIGTLEGLPEKLDQPVTVEVRGEVLMTTAQFEHANEVRTAHGGQPFANPRGASAGTLRAKERAYTVPMTFFGYGLLPLPDTDAELAERLDGLAHSELMTLAARLGVHTAAATAVPTVTATTVDEVLERVREIAALRAALPFGIDGIVIKADLAADQRAAGSGSRAPRWAIAYKLPAVEKITRLVAVEWNVGRTGIIAPRGVLEPVQIEGATITYATLHNPADITRRDLRLGDHVMVHRAGDVIPRIEAPVAHLRTGDEQPIVFPEMCPRCGSAIDTSQERWRCEQGRNCHLVASLSYAAGRDQLDIEGLGATRVVQLVEAGLVSDLADLFALTREQLLALERMGETSTDNLLAALATARTRPLSRVLCALGVRGTGRSMSRRIARHFATMDNIRAADAEALQQVEGIGPEKAPSIVAELAELTELIDRLAAAGVSMTEPGATPPPAADDNPAVPADTPDDRPLTGMTVVVTGSMTGPLENLSRNQMNELIERAGGKSSSSVSKKTSLVVAGEGAGSKRAKAETLGIRLAAPDEFALLVADYLP
- a CDS encoding nucleoside triphosphate pyrophosphohydrolase, whose translation is MAEGKLVRDGIPEIIRASGAQPVLYTAGPAEYSARLRDKLREEVDEFLAAENSQQALEELADVLEVLRALSGDLGADWHVVESVRTAKAAERGSFDSRLVWLRNETAG